A region from the Streptosporangium sp. NBC_01756 genome encodes:
- a CDS encoding acetoacetate--CoA ligase, whose product MVEEGALLWEPTPEVVRNAKITRYMAWLGRSGDYTSLWQWSVDAPAEFWSSIWDYFDVVGERGDGPVISGTMPGAEWFTGSTLNYAANALRLAASDPDRPAVVFRDETGGRRTLTLGELAEEVARVRTGLAGLGVGRGDRVAAYAPNVPETLIAFLATASLGAIWSSCSPDFGAPSVIDRFTQIEPKVLIAVDGYAYNGKWFDRAEVVRDIAAKLPTLVARVRMAPGAEPEAPPGAAVRTLGWADLRGSAGPMAFEPVPFGHPLWIVYSSGTTGLPKPIVHGHGGVVLEHLKALSFHQDLGAEDVFFWYTTTGWMMWNYLIGGLLVGATVLLYDGSATHPGTDTLWRLAAEEKVTYFGTGAPYLIASMKAGLRPGGLTALRGLGSTGSPLPPEGFAWVHDALPEVQLGSFSGGTDVCTGFVGAVPLLPVRAGVIPCRCLGAMVESFDPSGAPVIGEVGELVVTAPMPSMPVMFWNDADGSRYRESYFADYPGVWRHGDWIKILPDGGSVIYGRSDSTLNRGGVRMGTSEFYRVVERFDEIADSLVIDTGQLGQDGRLLLYVTLAEGAALSDELVMSLRRALREGLSPRHVPNEIIVVPGIPRTLSGKKLEVPVRKILLGVPPEKAANLDAMANPEVLAHFTPTEQ is encoded by the coding sequence ATGGTTGAGGAAGGTGCGCTGCTCTGGGAACCCACCCCGGAGGTCGTGAGGAATGCCAAGATCACCCGCTACATGGCATGGCTCGGCCGGTCCGGTGACTACACGTCCCTGTGGCAGTGGTCGGTGGACGCCCCGGCCGAGTTCTGGTCGTCGATCTGGGACTATTTCGACGTCGTGGGTGAGCGTGGTGACGGGCCCGTCATATCTGGGACGATGCCGGGGGCCGAATGGTTCACCGGATCGACGCTGAACTACGCGGCGAACGCGCTGCGTCTGGCCGCCTCCGACCCCGACCGGCCTGCGGTGGTCTTCCGCGACGAGACGGGCGGGCGGCGGACGCTCACCCTGGGCGAGCTGGCCGAGGAGGTCGCCCGGGTCCGCACCGGCCTGGCCGGGCTGGGCGTCGGGCGGGGGGACCGGGTCGCCGCGTATGCGCCGAACGTGCCCGAAACGCTGATCGCCTTCCTCGCCACCGCCTCCCTGGGCGCCATCTGGTCCTCCTGCTCACCGGACTTCGGCGCGCCCAGCGTGATCGACCGCTTCACCCAGATCGAGCCGAAGGTGCTCATCGCGGTGGACGGCTACGCCTACAACGGCAAGTGGTTCGACCGTGCCGAGGTGGTCAGGGACATCGCCGCCAAGCTGCCGACCCTGGTCGCGCGGGTGCGGATGGCGCCGGGCGCGGAGCCGGAGGCGCCGCCCGGGGCCGCCGTCCGCACCCTGGGCTGGGCGGACCTGCGCGGCTCCGCCGGGCCGATGGCCTTCGAACCGGTGCCCTTCGGCCACCCGCTCTGGATCGTCTACTCCTCCGGCACCACCGGGCTGCCCAAGCCGATCGTGCACGGTCACGGCGGCGTGGTGCTGGAGCACCTCAAGGCGCTCTCCTTCCACCAGGACCTGGGCGCGGAGGACGTGTTCTTCTGGTACACCACGACCGGCTGGATGATGTGGAACTACCTCATCGGCGGCCTGCTGGTCGGCGCGACGGTGCTCCTCTACGACGGCTCGGCCACCCATCCGGGGACCGACACGCTGTGGCGGCTGGCAGCCGAGGAGAAGGTCACCTATTTCGGCACCGGCGCACCGTACCTCATCGCCTCCATGAAGGCGGGCCTGCGGCCCGGCGGGCTCACGGCGCTGCGCGGTCTCGGCTCCACCGGCTCACCGCTGCCCCCCGAGGGGTTCGCCTGGGTGCACGACGCGCTGCCGGAGGTCCAGCTCGGCTCGTTCTCCGGTGGCACCGACGTCTGCACCGGCTTCGTCGGCGCGGTCCCGCTGCTCCCGGTCCGGGCGGGCGTCATCCCGTGCCGCTGCCTGGGGGCCATGGTCGAGTCCTTCGACCCGTCGGGCGCGCCGGTGATCGGAGAGGTCGGCGAGCTGGTGGTGACCGCCCCGATGCCGTCGATGCCGGTCATGTTCTGGAACGACGCCGACGGGTCGAGATACCGGGAGAGCTACTTCGCCGACTACCCGGGCGTCTGGCGGCACGGCGACTGGATCAAGATCCTTCCCGACGGCGGCTCCGTGATCTACGGCCGCTCCGACTCCACGCTCAACCGGGGCGGCGTCCGGATGGGGACCAGCGAGTTCTACCGCGTGGTGGAGCGCTTCGACGAGATCGCCGACAGCCTGGTCATCGACACCGGCCAGCTCGGTCAGGACGGGCGCCTGCTGCTCTACGTCACCCTGGCCGAGGGCGCCGCCCTGTCGGATGAGCTGGTCATGAGCCTGCGGCGCGCCCTGCGGGAGGGGCTGTCCCCCCGGCACGTGCCGAACGAGATCATCGTGGTCCCCGGGATCCCGCGCACCCTCAGCGGCAAGAAGCTGGAGGTCCCGGTCCGCAAGATCCTCCTCGGTGTCCCGCCGGAGAAGGCCGCCAACCTCGACGCCATGGCCAACCCCGAGGTGCTGGCCCACTTCACCCCGACGGAGCAGTGA
- a CDS encoding serine hydrolase, whose translation MSDLGGLFRAAGVTGFLHAVDLDTGAEVGHGADEPVVLASVFKVALLVEFFRQVDESRLDEAERITVTADRRTPGATGVSVMADDVTMSLRDLAYLMIAVSDNTAADALIGRVGLPAVNTMLAAVGLDGTWIEHDCHSLFASIVEDTGQQEMPTDPAVVARLRALDPARTSRSTPRDMTRLLGMIWRDEAASAESCASMRRLLGLQVWPHRLSAGFPYDDVAVSGKTGTLPTLRNEIGVVEYPDGGRYAVAVFTRSYGTAQNQPRADAVIGTAARAAVEGIRG comes from the coding sequence ATGAGCGACCTGGGCGGGCTGTTCCGCGCGGCGGGGGTGACCGGGTTCCTGCACGCGGTGGACCTGGACACCGGAGCCGAGGTCGGCCACGGCGCCGACGAGCCCGTGGTCCTGGCCTCGGTCTTCAAGGTGGCGCTGCTGGTGGAGTTCTTCCGGCAGGTGGACGAGAGCCGGCTGGACGAGGCTGAGCGGATCACGGTCACCGCGGACCGCCGCACCCCCGGAGCCACCGGGGTTTCCGTGATGGCCGACGACGTGACGATGTCCCTGCGCGACCTGGCCTACCTGATGATCGCGGTGAGCGACAACACCGCCGCCGACGCGCTGATCGGCAGGGTCGGCCTGCCGGCGGTCAACACCATGCTCGCCGCCGTGGGCCTGGACGGGACGTGGATCGAGCACGACTGCCACAGCCTGTTCGCCAGCATCGTCGAGGACACCGGACAGCAGGAGATGCCCACCGACCCCGCCGTGGTGGCCCGGCTGCGGGCGCTCGACCCGGCGCGCACCAGCCGGAGCACCCCTCGCGACATGACCCGGCTGCTCGGCATGATCTGGCGCGACGAGGCGGCCTCGGCCGAGTCGTGCGCCTCGATGCGCAGGCTGCTCGGCCTGCAGGTCTGGCCGCACCGGCTCTCCGCCGGATTCCCCTACGACGACGTCGCGGTCAGCGGCAAGACCGGCACGCTGCCCACGCTCCGCAACGAGATCGGTGTGGTGGAGTATCCCGACGGCGGGCGCTACGCCGTCGCCGTCTTCACCCGGTCGTACGGCACGGCGCAGAACCAGCCCCGTGCCGACGCGGTGATCGGCACCGCGGCACGGGCCGCCGTGGAAGGGATACGTGGCTGA
- a CDS encoding FAD-binding oxidoreductase has product MRPAPDRRTFLQIGGMAALSLGAGLPATAVPSRSDWNALAGGLDGRLIRPGDATYDAARRLFNPAFDTVRPAGVAYCATPSDVVECVGFARRMNVPLAVRSGGHSYAGWSTGTGLVLDVSRLNEISHASGRATVGAGAKLVDVYDRLGAKGVSIPAGSCPTVGVSGLALGGGIGVVSRKYGLTCDVMESVRIVTADGRLLTCDADHNPDLYWASRGGGGGNLGVAVSFGFRTHPTREVTVFFLHWPWAKAATALRAWQAWAPSVPDELWSTMHLSRDGGTDVQIAGLHLGDKASCERLLDRLADRIGAVSSGSVRQTSYRQAMMIMAGCATRSVSQCHQGGSLPGQTRDGRLPRDTFAAKSHLAYRPLSEAGARALVAVVARPGNHTVLLDALGGAVGRVRPEATAFPHRAALYSVQYYAHRAGAASWARAAHTRMRPHFGDHAYVNYIDPELAGWRTAYYGANAARLARIKAVHDPGRLFRLPQGI; this is encoded by the coding sequence ATGCGGCCTGCGCCGGACAGACGGACGTTCCTTCAGATCGGCGGCATGGCCGCCCTGTCCCTGGGAGCCGGGCTGCCCGCGACGGCCGTCCCCTCCCGGTCGGACTGGAACGCCCTCGCGGGCGGACTGGACGGCCGGCTCATCCGCCCCGGCGACGCCACCTACGACGCGGCCCGCCGCCTGTTCAACCCCGCCTTCGACACGGTACGGCCCGCGGGCGTGGCCTACTGCGCCACCCCCTCCGACGTGGTCGAGTGCGTCGGCTTCGCCCGCCGGATGAACGTGCCGCTGGCCGTACGGTCGGGTGGGCACTCCTATGCCGGCTGGTCCACCGGGACCGGCCTGGTCCTCGACGTCTCCCGGCTGAACGAGATCAGCCATGCGTCCGGCCGGGCGACCGTCGGGGCCGGCGCCAAACTCGTCGACGTCTACGACAGGCTGGGAGCGAAGGGGGTCAGCATCCCGGCGGGGAGCTGCCCCACGGTGGGAGTGAGCGGGCTGGCGCTGGGCGGCGGGATCGGCGTGGTGTCCAGGAAGTACGGCCTGACCTGCGACGTGATGGAGTCCGTCCGGATCGTCACGGCGGACGGCCGACTGCTGACCTGCGACGCCGACCACAACCCCGACCTCTACTGGGCCTCACGTGGCGGGGGCGGCGGCAACCTCGGCGTGGCGGTCTCCTTCGGTTTCCGGACCCACCCCACGCGCGAGGTCACGGTGTTCTTCCTGCACTGGCCGTGGGCGAAGGCCGCCACGGCGCTCCGGGCGTGGCAGGCGTGGGCGCCCTCCGTGCCCGACGAGCTGTGGTCCACCATGCACCTGAGCCGCGACGGCGGGACGGACGTGCAGATCGCCGGTCTCCACCTGGGGGACAAGGCGAGCTGTGAGCGGCTGCTGGACCGGCTGGCCGACCGGATCGGCGCGGTCTCCTCCGGCTCCGTCCGGCAGACGTCCTACCGCCAGGCCATGATGATCATGGCAGGGTGCGCCACGCGGTCGGTCTCCCAGTGCCATCAGGGCGGTTCCCTGCCCGGCCAGACCCGTGACGGCAGGCTGCCGCGCGACACCTTCGCGGCCAAGTCGCACCTGGCCTACCGGCCGCTGTCGGAGGCCGGCGCCAGGGCGCTGGTCGCCGTGGTTGCCCGGCCGGGCAACCACACGGTGCTGCTGGACGCCCTCGGCGGCGCCGTCGGCAGGGTCCGCCCCGAGGCCACCGCCTTCCCGCACCGGGCCGCCCTCTACAGCGTGCAGTACTACGCCCACCGTGCGGGGGCGGCGAGCTGGGCCAGGGCCGCGCACACCCGGATGCGCCCCCACTTCGGCGACCACGCCTACGTCAACTACATCGACCCCGAACTCGCCGGCTGGCGCACGGCCTACTACGGGGCGAACGCCGCACGGCTCGCCCGGATCAAGGCCGTCCACGACCCCGGCCGCCTCTTCCGCCTCCCGCAGGGCATCTGA
- a CDS encoding LysR family transcriptional regulator: MDIVRHLRYFTVVAEELHFGNAAIRLGMAQPPLSQRIRRLEEELGVRLFDRSSRQVRLTESGRALLAEAREIVTRVDRLRDLAGQGESAVLRVGVTPDLGSSVIAALIAGFREQLPEVRPAPVEMWSADQVIALTDGTLDVGLLRHPVTAPGLSFGPVLVQRPGVVLAESDPLAALSSVHLADLAGRQLVLFPREPGLHEETLTECRHHGFVPEQVHEAQTLGLVLAGTAVAFGPRVELPGLRWRPLLGGPLAWRISTAWRGQAGDAAVAFGAVAVRVLKERAGMTDDGTAPTRRVRARPASGFLS, from the coding sequence ATGGACATCGTGCGGCACCTGCGCTACTTCACGGTCGTCGCCGAAGAACTGCACTTCGGCAATGCGGCGATCCGGCTCGGCATGGCCCAGCCGCCGCTCAGCCAGCGCATCCGGCGGCTGGAGGAGGAGCTCGGCGTGCGGCTGTTCGACCGCTCCAGCAGACAGGTCCGGCTGACCGAGTCGGGGCGGGCGCTGCTGGCCGAGGCCCGTGAGATCGTCACGCGGGTGGACCGCCTCCGCGACCTGGCCGGACAGGGGGAGAGTGCGGTGCTGCGCGTCGGGGTGACCCCCGACCTGGGATCCTCGGTGATCGCGGCGCTGATCGCCGGATTCCGCGAGCAACTGCCCGAAGTACGGCCCGCACCCGTCGAGATGTGGAGCGCCGACCAGGTCATCGCCCTCACCGACGGCACTCTGGACGTGGGCCTGCTCCGCCATCCGGTGACCGCCCCCGGGCTGAGCTTCGGTCCGGTGCTCGTCCAGCGCCCCGGTGTGGTGCTGGCCGAATCCGACCCGCTCGCGGCCCTGTCGTCGGTGCACCTGGCCGACCTGGCGGGCAGGCAGCTCGTGCTCTTCCCGCGGGAGCCGGGCCTGCACGAGGAGACGCTCACGGAGTGCCGCCACCACGGGTTCGTCCCGGAGCAGGTGCACGAGGCGCAGACCCTCGGACTGGTCCTGGCCGGTACGGCCGTCGCGTTCGGGCCCCGGGTGGAGCTGCCCGGCCTGCGGTGGAGACCGCTGCTGGGCGGTCCGCTGGCATGGCGGATCTCCACGGCCTGGCGGGGGCAGGCCGGAGACGCTGCCGTAGCCTTCGGGGCGGTGGCGGTACGAGTGCTGAAGGAGAGAGCCGGGATGACGGACGACGGCACGGCACCGACGCGGCGGGTGCGCGCCAGGCCCGCCTCTGGATTTCTGTCATGA